A window from Thalassophryne amazonica chromosome 15, fThaAma1.1, whole genome shotgun sequence encodes these proteins:
- the LOC117527022 gene encoding aspartate aminotransferase, cytoplasmic-like, protein MSVFSDVPQAAPVAVFKLTADFKEDTHPQKVNLGVGAYRTNEGQPWVLPVVKKVERLIVEDNSLNHEYLPILGLPEFRSAASKVALGDDSAAIKENRVGGVQSLGGTGALKIGAEYLRKWYKGDNDMDPPVYISEPTWENHNGVFTDAGFKDIRPYCYWDAAKRGLDFSGLTDDLEKAPEYSIFVLHACAHNPTGTDPTQEEWKKIAEIMKRRKLFAFFDSAYQGFASGSLEKDAWAIRYFVSQGFEMFVAQSFSKNFGLYNERVGNLTIVTQDSDSLTRVLSQMEKIVRTTWSNPPSQGARIVSKTLNCPELFAEWKGNVKTMADRVLSMRDQLKAKLQALGTPGTWDHITQQIGMFSFTGLNPIQVEYMIKERHVYLMRSGRINMCGLTTNNIDYVAESMHEAVTKVQ, encoded by the exons ATGTCCGTATTCAGCGATGTCCCGCAAGCCGCTCCGGTGGCGGTGTTCAAACTGACGGCTGATTTCAAGGAGGACACTCACCCTCAGAAGGTGAATCTGGGAGTTGGAG CGTACCGTACAAATGAGGGCCAGCCCTGGGTGCTGCCCGTGGTGAAGAAAGTGGAGCGGTTGATTGTGGAGGACAATAGTCTGAACCATGAGTACCTGCCCATCCTGGGCCTGCCCGAGTTTCGCTCCGCTGCCTCCAAAGTCGCCCTGGGAGACGACAGCGCTGCCATTAAGGAGAACAGG GTGGGAGGAGTCCAGTCTCTGGGCGGGACAGGTGCGCTGAAAATCGGTGCAGAGTACCTGCGGAAGTGGTACAAAGGTGACAACGACATGGACCCGCCTGTCTACATCTCAGAACCCACATGGG AGAATCATAACGGTGTTTTTACTGATGCTGGCTTCAAAGACATCCGTCCCTACTGTTACTGGGACGCCGCTAAGAGGGGCCTGGACTTCAGCGGGCTCACCGACGACCTGGAG AAAGCTCCAGAATACTCCATCTTTGTTCTCCATGCCTGTGCCCACAACCCGACCGGTACCGACCCGACCCAGGAGGAGTGGAAGAAGATCGCAGAAATCATGAAG AGAAGGAAGTTGTTTGCGTTCTTTGACTCGGCCTACCAGGGCTTTGCCTCGGGCAGCTTGGAGAAGGACGCCTGGGCCATCCGCTACTTTGTGTCCCAGGGCTTCGAGATGTTTGTGGCTCAGTCCTTCTCCAAAAACTTTGGACTATACA ACGAGAGAGTGGGAAACCTCACGATTGTTACCCAGGACAGCGACAGTCTGACCCGTGTCTTGTCTCAGATGGAGAAGATAGTCAGGACAACCTGGTCCAACCCGCCTTCACAAGGAGCGCGCATCGTCAGCAAGACCCTCAACTGCCCTGAGCTCTTCGCTGAATG GAAGGGCAACGTGAAGACGATGGCGGACCGGGTTCTGTCCATGAGGGATCAGCTGAAGGCCAAGCTGCAGGCTCTGGGCACCCCAGGGACGTGGGACCACATCACCCAGCAGATCGGCATGTTCAGCTTCACCGGCCTTAACC CCATTCAGGTGGAGTATATGATCAAAGAGAGGCATGTGTACCTGATGCGCAGCGGTCGCATCAATATGTGCGGCTTGACCACCAATAACATCGACTACGTGGCAGAGTCCATGCACGAGGCCGTCACCAAGGTCCAGTGA
- the LOC117525484 gene encoding SUN domain-containing protein 2-like: protein MFSLRLSQGMEDDDDDGTLLGKFTYDQDGDPTQTFELPKPSEVHRYVALRVLSNWGHAEYTCLYRFRVHGTMDVT, encoded by the exons ATGTTCTCACTCCGTCTTTCTCAGGGGATGGAGGACGACGATGACGACGGGACTCTGCTGGGCAAGTTTACATACGACCAGGACGGAGACCCGACGCAGACGTTTGAGCTGCCT AAACCCAGCGAGGTCCATCGCTACGTGGCCTTACGTGTGCTCAGCAACTGGGGTCACGCAGAGTACACGTGTCTGTACAGATTCCGTGTACACGGAACGATGGACGTCACATGA